A genome region from Brassica oleracea var. oleracea cultivar TO1000 chromosome C2, BOL, whole genome shotgun sequence includes the following:
- the LOC106322543 gene encoding tocopherol O-methyltransferase, chloroplastic-like isoform X1 yields the protein MKATLAPSSLISLPRHKVSSLRSPSLFLQSQRPSSALMTTTAASRGSVAMTAAATSSVEALQEGIAEFYNETSGLWEEIWGDHMHHGFYDPDSSVQLSDSGHREAQIRMIEESLRFAGVTEEEKKIKRVVDVGCGIGGSSRYIASKFGAECIGITLSPVQAKRANDLATAQSLSHKVSFQVADALEQPFEDGIFDLVWSMESGEHMPDKAKFVKELVRVAAPGGRIIIVTWCHRNLSQGEEALQPWEQNLLDRICKTFYLPAWCSTSDYVDLLQSLSLQDIKCADWSENVAPFWPAVIRTALTWKGLVSLLRSGMKSIKGALTMPLMIEGYKKGVIKFGIITCQKPL from the exons ATGAAAGCGACTCTCGCACCCTCCTCTCTCATAAGCCTCCCCAGGCACAAAGTATCTTCTCTCCGTTCACCGTCGCTTTTCCTTCAGTCCCAACGGCCATCCTCAGCCTTAATGACGACGACGGCGGCATCACGTGGAAGCGTGGCTATGACGGCTGCTGCTACCTCCTCCGTTGAGGCGCTGCAAGAAGGAATAGCGGAATTCTACAACGAGACGTCGGGACTATGGGAGGAGATTTGGGGAGACCATATGCATCACGGCTTCTACGATCCTGATTCCTCTGTTCAACTTTCAGATTCCGGTCACCGGGAAGCTCAGATCCGGATGATCGAAGAGTCTCTACGTTTCGCCGGCGTTACTG AAGAGGAGAAAAAGATAAAGAGAGTAGTGGATGTTGGGTGTGGAATCGGAGGAAGCTCAAGGTATATTGCCTCTAAATTTGGTGCCGAATGCATTGGCATCACGCTCAGTCCCGTTCAAGCCAAGAGAGCCAATGATCTCGCCACCGCTCAATCACTCTCTCATAAG GTTTCCTTCCAAGTTGCAGATGCACTGGAGCAACCATTTGAAGATGGTATATTCGATCTTGTGTGGTCAATGGAAAGCGGTGAGCATATGCCTGACAAGGCCAAG TTCGTGAAGGAATTGGTACGTGTGGCGGCTCCGGGAGGAAGGATAATAATAGTGACATGGTGCCACAGAAATCTATCCCAAGGGGAAGAAGCTTTGCAGCCATGGGAGCAGAACCTCTTGGACAGAATCTGCAAAACATTTTATCTCCCGGCCTGGTGCTCCACCTCTGATTATGTCGATTTGCTTCAGTCCCTCTCGCTCCAG GATATTAAGTGTGCAGATTGGTCAGAGAACGTAGCTCCTTTCTGGCCGGCGGTTATACGAACCGCATTAACGTGGAAGGGCCTTGTGTCTCTGCTTCGTAGCG GTATGAAGAGTATAAAAGGGGCATTGACAATGCCATTGATGATCGAAGGGTACAAGAAAGGTGTCATTAAGTTTGGCATCATCACTTGCCAGAAGCCTCTCTAA
- the LOC106322543 gene encoding tocopherol O-methyltransferase, chloroplastic-like isoform X2, protein MKATLAPSSLISLPRHKVSSLRSPSLFLQSQRPSSALMTTTAASRGSVAMTAAATSSVEALQEGIAEFYNETSGLWEEIWGDHMHHGFYDPDSSVQLSDSGHREAQIRMIEESLRFAGVTEEKKIKRVVDVGCGIGGSSRYIASKFGAECIGITLSPVQAKRANDLATAQSLSHKVSFQVADALEQPFEDGIFDLVWSMESGEHMPDKAKFVKELVRVAAPGGRIIIVTWCHRNLSQGEEALQPWEQNLLDRICKTFYLPAWCSTSDYVDLLQSLSLQDIKCADWSENVAPFWPAVIRTALTWKGLVSLLRSGMKSIKGALTMPLMIEGYKKGVIKFGIITCQKPL, encoded by the exons ATGAAAGCGACTCTCGCACCCTCCTCTCTCATAAGCCTCCCCAGGCACAAAGTATCTTCTCTCCGTTCACCGTCGCTTTTCCTTCAGTCCCAACGGCCATCCTCAGCCTTAATGACGACGACGGCGGCATCACGTGGAAGCGTGGCTATGACGGCTGCTGCTACCTCCTCCGTTGAGGCGCTGCAAGAAGGAATAGCGGAATTCTACAACGAGACGTCGGGACTATGGGAGGAGATTTGGGGAGACCATATGCATCACGGCTTCTACGATCCTGATTCCTCTGTTCAACTTTCAGATTCCGGTCACCGGGAAGCTCAGATCCGGATGATCGAAGAGTCTCTACGTTTCGCCGGCGTTACTG AGGAGAAAAAGATAAAGAGAGTAGTGGATGTTGGGTGTGGAATCGGAGGAAGCTCAAGGTATATTGCCTCTAAATTTGGTGCCGAATGCATTGGCATCACGCTCAGTCCCGTTCAAGCCAAGAGAGCCAATGATCTCGCCACCGCTCAATCACTCTCTCATAAG GTTTCCTTCCAAGTTGCAGATGCACTGGAGCAACCATTTGAAGATGGTATATTCGATCTTGTGTGGTCAATGGAAAGCGGTGAGCATATGCCTGACAAGGCCAAG TTCGTGAAGGAATTGGTACGTGTGGCGGCTCCGGGAGGAAGGATAATAATAGTGACATGGTGCCACAGAAATCTATCCCAAGGGGAAGAAGCTTTGCAGCCATGGGAGCAGAACCTCTTGGACAGAATCTGCAAAACATTTTATCTCCCGGCCTGGTGCTCCACCTCTGATTATGTCGATTTGCTTCAGTCCCTCTCGCTCCAG GATATTAAGTGTGCAGATTGGTCAGAGAACGTAGCTCCTTTCTGGCCGGCGGTTATACGAACCGCATTAACGTGGAAGGGCCTTGTGTCTCTGCTTCGTAGCG GTATGAAGAGTATAAAAGGGGCATTGACAATGCCATTGATGATCGAAGGGTACAAGAAAGGTGTCATTAAGTTTGGCATCATCACTTGCCAGAAGCCTCTCTAA